CCCTCCCGAGTGTCCACCACCAGGGCTCCCGCCTCCTTCCCGGGTGCGCGCCGCGTCAATCCAGGGCATCGACAGGCTCACAGGAGGTGGCGATGAAGGCGGTGGCCGTGTTCCCGAAGGGCCGCGAGGTGAAGGTCATCGACGTGCCGGAGCCCAGGCTGCGCTCGCCCACCCAGGTGCGGGTGCGCACGCTGGAGGTGGGCGTGTGTGGCACCGACAAGGAGGTGGTGGAGCAGAAGCACGGCAAGCCTCCCGAGGGGGAGGACCACCTCATCGTCGGCCACGAGTGTCTGGGCGAGGTGGTGGAGGTGGGCGAGCAGGTGAAGAATCTCGCGCCCGGGGACCTGGTGGTGCCGCGGGTGCGCCGCCCCTGCCCCCGGGCCGAGTGCACCCCGTGCCGGGCGGGGTACTCGGACTTCTGCGTCACCGGCGAGTACACCGAGCGGGGCATTCAAGCGGCCCACGGCTTCTGCGCGGAGCTCTTCGTGGAGGAGGCGCTCTACCTGCACAAGGTGCCACGCGAGCTGCGGGGCGTGGCGGTGCTGACGGAGCCGCTCACCATCGCCGAGAAGGCGCTGCGCGAGGTGGCGCACGTGCAGACGCGCATGCCCTGGGAGAAGAAGGAGGGCGGCCGGGCGGTGGTGCTGGGCGCGGGGCCGGTGGGCCTGCTGGGCGCCATGGCGCTGATGCGCGCGGGCTTCCAGACGACGATGTACTCGCGTGCCCCCAAGCCCAACCCGAAGGCGGAGATGTCCGAGTCGCTGGGCCTGCCCTACGTGTCCTCCAAGCAGCACCGGGTGGAGGAGCTGGTGAAGCAGCGCGGCCGGGCGGACGTGGTGTACGAGGCGGCGGGCGTGGCCAGCGTCGGCTTCGAGCTGATGAAGGCCCTGGCCCCCAACGGCGTGTATGTCTTCACCGGCGTGCCCGGCAGCGAGGAAGGCGAGCTGGACGAGGGCGAGCTGATGAAGCAGTGGGTGATGAACAACCAGGTGGTGCTCGGCACGGTGAACGCGGCGCCGGAGGACTTCGAGGCGGCGGTGGCGGACCTCGGGCGCTTCCGCGCGAAGTGGCCCGGCGGACTGGAGCGGCTCATCACCGCCCGCCACCCCCCGAGGACTACGCCGAGGTGGTGACGGGTCGGAAGGGAAGCCACATCAAGGACATCATCGTCTTTTCCCGGGGGTGAGAAACGGGTGACACTGCGTAGGTCCCCTCTCCCCCTGGGAGAGGGTTAGGGTGAGGGTCTCTCAACCCCAGAGGACACCCGAGTCCCGAAGAGGAGAAGCACATGGAGGGAGTCTGGCTGGACATCTCGGTGCCGTTCGGTGAGGAGCCCTCGCCGGAGGGCGTGGGTGAGGCCCCGAGGGCGGAGCTCCCGGAGAGCTCGGCGCAGCAGGCCGAGTGGCTCAAGCGCGCGGCGTGGATGGGGACGTACGTGACGGCGCCGCCGAGCCTGGAGCTGGACCTGGAGGACATGGAGCGGCTGCCGCTGACGGCCACGGTGGGCAAGGCGCGCGTGCTGCACCTGGACGACGTGGACTGCATCCGGGCCGACTCGCTGGCCGAGTACGAGCCGAGGCCGGGGGAGCGGTTGCTGCTGCGCACGCGCAACTCGCAGCGCGAGTGGTGGAAGCGGCCGCATGAGGACTTCGTGCGCCTGTCGGACGCGGCGGCGCGGCTGCTCATCGAGCGCCAGGTGGCGTGCGTGGGCGTGGACTACGTGTCGCGCTCGGGCTTCCAGGCGGATGGCCTGGCCGTGCACCAGCTGCTGCGCGAGGCCGGGGTGTGGATCATCGAGGGGCTCGACTTGAGCGACGTGAAGGTGGGGGTGCACGAGCTGGTGTGCCTGCCGCTGAACGTGAAGGCGGAGTGGGGCTCGCCCGCCCGGGCGCTGCTGCGGGCGATGCGCGGCGACTCGTCCGTGGGGTAGCCGGGGAGGCGGGGACTGGCCTCCCGTCACCTCGGGCCCACCGGACGCATACATCTCCTGGACGGGGAGGTGTCGGCCATGGATGGGCAGCAGAAGACGTCCCGAGCTCCAGCCATCGAGGACCACGGCGTCATCGGGGACCTGCGCACGGTCGCCCTGGTGGCGACGGACGGGACGATGGACTGGCTATGCTTCCCCCACTTCGACAGCCCGAGCGTCTTCGCGGCGCTGTTGGACCCCGAGAAGGGCGGGCACTTCCGCATTGCCCCGGAGGTGGACGGGGAGCGGGTGGTGCACAAGCAGTTCTATTGGCCGGACAGCAACGTG
The sequence above is drawn from the Archangium gephyra genome and encodes:
- a CDS encoding glucose 1-dehydrogenase; amino-acid sequence: MKAVAVFPKGREVKVIDVPEPRLRSPTQVRVRTLEVGVCGTDKEVVEQKHGKPPEGEDHLIVGHECLGEVVEVGEQVKNLAPGDLVVPRVRRPCPRAECTPCRAGYSDFCVTGEYTERGIQAAHGFCAELFVEEALYLHKVPRELRGVAVLTEPLTIAEKALREVAHVQTRMPWEKKEGGRAVVLGAGPVGLLGAMALMRAGFQTTMYSRAPKPNPKAEMSESLGLPYVSSKQHRVEELVKQRGRADVVYEAAGVASVGFELMKALAPNGVYVFTGVPGSEEGELDEGELMKQWVMNNQVVLGTVNAAPEDFEAAVADLGRFRAKWPGGLERLITARHPPRTTPRW
- a CDS encoding cyclase family protein, whose amino-acid sequence is MEGVWLDISVPFGEEPSPEGVGEAPRAELPESSAQQAEWLKRAAWMGTYVTAPPSLELDLEDMERLPLTATVGKARVLHLDDVDCIRADSLAEYEPRPGERLLLRTRNSQREWWKRPHEDFVRLSDAAARLLIERQVACVGVDYVSRSGFQADGLAVHQLLREAGVWIIEGLDLSDVKVGVHELVCLPLNVKAEWGSPARALLRAMRGDSSVG